A window from Sphingomonas aliaeris encodes these proteins:
- a CDS encoding DNA cytosine methyltransferase, which translates to MLQSTITRVYRHGHLFAGIGAGAKGFNQARPRVGNMVARWECAGGIDVDPGAIRNFERLTGVPGTVMDLFSRDQYRAFHGREPDWDWREAVPADIRAALGALTCMLLSPPCKGFSGLLSQAKSLTDKYQALNALTLRGIWLTLEAYKDDPIRIILIENVPRIQTRGRWLLDQIIALLRAYGYSVNEDRHDCGELGHLAQSRKRFILIARHAERVPPFIYQPRKYPLRGVGEVIGQMPLPGDPLAGPMHRVPSLQWQTWVRLAFVEAGSDWRSLNKLAVENGLLRDYGIRPEVPLRDNAYGVCRWEDRSPLVTSARAPGQGRYSVADPRAFCSRNGSGYLGVRHWIEHVGVVSSRGGPTNGSFSVADPRPGYRSGTHTNLLSVAPYDAAARVVSGAAHVAGERSAWQTRASAPEAEAPPLPPASRTSPSRLPIRRPPMGPLPIGMFSVW; encoded by the coding sequence ATGCTTCAGTCTACCATCACCCGAGTTTACCGCCACGGGCACCTCTTTGCGGGCATCGGTGCCGGCGCGAAGGGCTTCAACCAGGCCCGCCCGCGCGTGGGCAACATGGTCGCGCGCTGGGAGTGCGCCGGGGGAATCGACGTCGATCCCGGCGCCATCCGCAACTTCGAGCGGCTCACCGGCGTGCCCGGCACGGTCATGGACCTCTTCAGCCGCGACCAGTATCGCGCCTTCCACGGACGCGAACCCGACTGGGACTGGCGCGAGGCCGTCCCCGCAGACATCCGCGCCGCCCTGGGCGCGCTCACCTGCATGCTGCTCAGCCCGCCCTGCAAGGGCTTCAGCGGTCTGCTGTCACAGGCCAAGAGCCTGACGGACAAGTACCAGGCGCTGAACGCACTCACGCTACGCGGCATCTGGCTCACCCTCGAGGCCTACAAGGACGATCCGATCCGGATCATTCTCATCGAGAACGTCCCCCGGATCCAGACCCGAGGCCGCTGGCTTCTCGACCAGATCATCGCGCTGCTTCGTGCCTATGGCTACTCGGTAAACGAGGATCGCCATGATTGCGGCGAGCTCGGCCACCTTGCGCAGAGCCGCAAGCGCTTCATCCTCATCGCGCGCCACGCCGAACGCGTGCCTCCCTTCATCTACCAGCCGCGTAAATACCCGCTGCGGGGCGTGGGCGAGGTCATCGGCCAAATGCCGCTGCCCGGAGATCCGCTTGCAGGGCCGATGCACCGGGTGCCGTCGCTCCAGTGGCAGACCTGGGTGAGGCTCGCGTTTGTCGAGGCCGGATCGGACTGGCGATCGCTCAACAAGCTCGCGGTCGAGAACGGCTTGCTGCGCGATTATGGGATACGCCCCGAGGTGCCGCTACGCGACAACGCCTACGGAGTCTGTCGCTGGGAAGACCGCAGCCCGCTGGTCACCAGCGCCCGCGCGCCGGGCCAGGGTCGTTACTCGGTCGCCGATCCCCGTGCCTTCTGCTCGCGCAACGGGAGCGGGTATCTCGGGGTGCGCCACTGGATCGAGCATGTCGGCGTGGTCAGCAGCCGTGGCGGCCCGACCAACGGCAGCTTCTCGGTCGCAGATCCCCGGCCGGGCTACCGCTCAGGAACCCACACCAACCTCCTGTCGGTCGCGCCCTATGACGCAGCGGCCCGGGTTGTGAGCGGAGCCGCTCACGTCGCCGGGGAGCGCTCAGCGTGGCAGACCCGTGCATCCGCGCCCGAGGCCGAAGCGCCGCCGCTACCGCCGGCATCTCGGACCTCACCTTCACGATTGCCGATCCGACGCCCGCCTATGGGCCCGCTACCCATCGGCATGTTCTCGGTGTGGTAA
- a CDS encoding deazapurine DNA modification protein DpdA family protein codes for MGAVANPCATITPSGIEIIVGLPHLARGALLERAVALRAPVLISANCLSRWRKADGWRDWTGWRTSTLANVADLASIDLDSAGYTMTVAYNGMPWSIDDYMALAASYPFRRVASADYCCEVECAHDREEVRDRISRTIATNRECHARAVDLGIRERFMPVLQGRTPDDYLRCLDKLDDLILPGTVVGIGSMCRRPIHGPEGLIAIVERLSRDFPIGARLHAFGVKGDALPYLAPFAHWVASIDSQAYGIAARHDAHRRGVRKTDFLVADHLERWYRQQCARTASPSRLLPEADEAVPPSPGPVDPWEDAITLARQQIRDLIESGDLDHDEITAGWVEAWAADLFNERREAA; via the coding sequence ATGGGCGCGGTCGCCAACCCCTGCGCGACCATCACACCGTCTGGCATCGAGATCATCGTCGGACTGCCGCACCTCGCGAGAGGAGCGCTCCTCGAGCGGGCCGTCGCACTGCGCGCGCCGGTTCTGATCTCGGCCAACTGCCTGTCGAGGTGGCGCAAGGCCGATGGCTGGCGCGACTGGACAGGCTGGCGGACCAGCACGCTGGCGAACGTGGCCGACCTGGCCAGCATCGACCTCGATTCCGCCGGCTACACAATGACCGTGGCGTACAACGGTATGCCATGGTCGATCGACGACTACATGGCGCTCGCAGCGTCCTACCCCTTCCGCCGCGTCGCCAGCGCCGACTATTGCTGCGAGGTCGAATGCGCCCACGACCGGGAGGAAGTCCGCGACAGGATCTCCCGGACGATCGCGACAAACCGCGAGTGCCACGCGCGAGCCGTTGACCTTGGCATCCGCGAAAGGTTCATGCCGGTCCTGCAGGGCCGCACCCCGGATGACTACCTGCGGTGCCTCGACAAGCTCGACGATCTGATCCTCCCCGGCACCGTGGTCGGCATCGGCAGCATGTGCCGCCGTCCGATCCACGGACCGGAGGGCCTGATCGCGATTGTCGAGCGGCTCAGCCGCGACTTCCCCATCGGCGCCAGGCTGCACGCCTTCGGCGTGAAGGGCGACGCCCTCCCGTACCTCGCCCCCTTCGCACACTGGGTCGCCTCCATCGATTCCCAAGCTTACGGGATCGCAGCACGCCACGACGCCCATCGGCGTGGCGTCCGAAAGACAGACTTCCTCGTCGCCGACCATCTGGAGCGCTGGTATCGCCAGCAATGCGCCCGCACGGCCTCTCCCTCGCGGCTCCTGCCCGAGGCCGATGAGGCGGTTCCGCCATCGCCGGGCCCGGTCGACCCATGGGAAGACGCGATCACGCTCGCCCGCCAGCAGATCCGCGACCTGATCGAGAGCGGCGACCTCGACCACGACGAAATCACCGCCGGATGGGTCGAGGCATGGGCGGCCGATCTCTTCAACGAGCGCCGCGAAGCGGCCTGA
- a CDS encoding DUF3768 domain-containing protein, whose product MIDTVTSTRSEAIGRLNDRCRQGLDRTARVTVTRACLAALSTDSVASQAIAQARLLQELRRYKFAEGDTLRERGEFTVDDTQVYFTIDYYDQAFEWGSEDPADASITRRVLTMMLREDL is encoded by the coding sequence ATGATCGATACCGTGACCAGCACCCGCAGCGAAGCCATCGGCCGCTTGAATGATCGTTGCCGCCAAGGGCTCGACCGGACAGCGCGCGTCACCGTGACGCGCGCCTGCCTGGCAGCCCTTTCGACCGACAGCGTGGCGTCCCAAGCAATCGCACAGGCGCGACTCCTGCAGGAGCTACGACGCTATAAGTTTGCCGAAGGCGACACGTTACGCGAGCGCGGCGAGTTCACCGTCGACGACACTCAGGTCTATTTCACGATCGACTATTACGATCAGGCTTTCGAATGGGGCTCCGAGGATCCCGCCGACGCCAGCATCACGCGTCGCGTGCTCACCATGATGTTGCGGGAAGACCTGTGA
- a CDS encoding ATP-binding protein has protein sequence MIPAMIATAVAPETITKVTRLFNNTAYDVVCELFQNARRAGATLVAVTVITASDATYLQVVDDGHGIADPASIVTLGRSGWSDDTRRAEDPAGMGVFSLAGRDVIIRSYSQPDRQGWMAHIPAMAWETSRPIAISSDPIPYGTSITVRMPEAWVKTIESDVAKASRHFPVAVTLNDTAQEQNDWLADAVHVETGNGTRIGIFNVATNHHSVTDPNLNFHGVTIPCRLPHLHEVDRGGRWIARVDIVNAPGIQLVLPARKEVVENDGIAALRLAVHCALYRAIAARGCHRLAFDQWCEARDLGIVLPEAEPYLFAWVAPAADTSRNYETGERKAGASMVLMPDFDALIAQPAERAITAHNPFGGPLVEAKDAFAGYGWYDTLARIETLAFDIVQGEHRFTVSDTIEPPCEAENGWADSITLNATLSHAGASVEVACDADVAFGTSSEFYYPALDTAVFVRRGCDVSALDVADLLESAAFSANEDSDADSYDTQQERFQRDAAQRMVRLLEGQDAALERRLRDLLSGYSLLVPDDRAVTITVTSGELTIAITPILADAS, from the coding sequence ATGATCCCCGCCATGATCGCGACGGCCGTCGCGCCCGAGACCATCACCAAGGTCACTCGGCTGTTCAACAACACCGCCTATGACGTCGTCTGCGAGCTGTTCCAGAACGCACGCAGGGCCGGCGCGACCCTGGTCGCTGTGACCGTCATCACGGCAAGCGACGCCACCTACCTGCAAGTCGTCGACGACGGCCATGGAATCGCAGATCCCGCGTCGATCGTCACCCTCGGCCGATCCGGATGGTCGGATGACACGCGCCGCGCCGAGGACCCGGCCGGAATGGGCGTCTTCAGCCTCGCCGGCAGAGACGTGATCATCCGCTCTTATTCCCAGCCTGACCGCCAAGGCTGGATGGCCCACATCCCGGCGATGGCCTGGGAGACGAGCCGGCCGATCGCGATCTCCTCCGACCCGATCCCTTACGGGACATCGATCACCGTCCGCATGCCCGAGGCATGGGTGAAGACGATCGAGAGCGACGTCGCCAAGGCGTCCCGCCATTTTCCCGTCGCCGTGACCCTGAACGATACCGCTCAGGAACAGAACGACTGGCTGGCCGATGCCGTCCACGTCGAAACCGGGAACGGCACCCGCATCGGGATCTTCAACGTCGCCACCAACCACCACTCGGTGACGGACCCGAACCTCAACTTCCATGGGGTGACCATACCCTGCAGGCTGCCGCACCTGCACGAAGTCGACCGGGGCGGCCGCTGGATCGCCCGCGTCGACATCGTCAACGCTCCCGGCATCCAGCTGGTGCTCCCCGCTCGCAAGGAAGTCGTCGAGAACGACGGGATCGCAGCGCTCCGACTTGCGGTGCATTGCGCTTTGTACCGCGCGATTGCGGCCAGAGGATGCCACCGCCTGGCATTCGACCAATGGTGTGAGGCCCGCGACCTCGGGATCGTGCTCCCGGAGGCGGAGCCGTACCTGTTCGCCTGGGTAGCACCGGCTGCGGACACCTCGCGCAATTACGAGACCGGCGAACGGAAGGCCGGAGCGTCGATGGTGCTGATGCCCGACTTCGACGCGCTGATCGCCCAGCCCGCCGAACGCGCGATCACCGCCCACAACCCGTTCGGGGGCCCGCTGGTCGAGGCTAAGGACGCCTTCGCCGGCTATGGCTGGTACGACACCCTGGCGCGCATCGAGACGCTGGCCTTCGACATCGTACAGGGTGAACACCGCTTCACCGTATCCGACACGATCGAGCCGCCGTGCGAGGCCGAAAACGGCTGGGCGGACTCGATCACCCTCAACGCCACCCTCTCGCACGCTGGCGCGTCAGTCGAGGTCGCGTGCGATGCCGACGTCGCGTTCGGGACCAGCTCGGAGTTCTACTACCCCGCCCTGGACACCGCGGTGTTCGTCCGCCGCGGTTGCGACGTTTCGGCGCTCGACGTCGCCGACCTGCTGGAAAGCGCCGCTTTCTCGGCGAACGAGGACAGCGACGCCGACAGCTACGACACCCAGCAGGAACGCTTCCAGCGCGACGCCGCGCAGCGCATGGTTCGGCTGCTTGAGGGTCAGGATGCCGCGCTCGAACGACGCCTCCGCGACCTCCTCTCGGGCTATTCGCTCCTGGTTCCGGACGATCGCGCCGTCACGATAACCGTCACCAGCGGCGAATTGACTATCGCGATCACGCCCATCCTGGCAGACGCATCGTGA
- a CDS encoding DUF7007 domain-containing protein has protein sequence MTRFAATAAPLDTKWGASVTTNQVLPGVWHVTTADHGGYVLSDERQAAVPEALRRDDPFYEEDVDWALVLLAFAAEFRRLPTAGIGLQVENARRSVRAWHPDRYAAFTGEEVPQTESHVLRRRAAYQAVIGEYASTSASGDWADWVPTGMVGVVFRRVASVDALGFARYAGNPIYGLVTKDRYADRSDVETFDSLGATQVESTAPITKEIAVL, from the coding sequence ATGACCCGCTTCGCCGCCACTGCTGCGCCCCTCGACACCAAATGGGGAGCGTCCGTCACGACCAACCAGGTCCTGCCTGGGGTCTGGCACGTCACAACAGCCGATCATGGCGGCTACGTCCTCTCGGACGAGCGCCAGGCGGCAGTCCCCGAGGCGCTCCGCCGAGACGACCCTTTCTACGAAGAGGATGTCGACTGGGCGCTCGTCCTCCTCGCATTCGCGGCCGAGTTCCGCCGCCTGCCGACTGCCGGCATTGGACTGCAGGTCGAGAACGCACGGCGATCGGTCCGGGCCTGGCATCCCGACCGCTACGCCGCCTTCACAGGTGAGGAGGTTCCGCAGACGGAAAGCCACGTCCTGCGCCGCCGCGCCGCCTATCAGGCCGTGATCGGAGAATACGCCTCGACCAGCGCTTCCGGGGATTGGGCCGACTGGGTGCCCACGGGCATGGTGGGTGTCGTCTTCCGGCGAGTAGCGAGCGTCGATGCCCTCGGCTTCGCCCGCTATGCCGGCAACCCGATCTACGGGCTCGTGACCAAGGATCGGTACGCCGACCGGTCAGACGTCGAGACGTTTGACAGCCTTGGTGCGACGCAGGTCGAAAGCACCGCCCCGATCACCAAGGAAATCGCGGTCCTCTGA
- a CDS encoding thermonuclease family protein: protein MRPLLLLLSVTVSACSASPGQEIAQPEVRGDARALDGDTVSIDFRFSGADSVEKKQQCERSGSCYPCGKVAQDATARMLRSGEATISLVGSSSYGRPVAIVSVNGLDLGEQLISQGFAVPATKYLKNDPERATRYVEVFEDARRHRRGIHSGEWIEPEKWRRGERLACERR, encoded by the coding sequence ATGAGGCCGCTCTTGCTACTCCTCTCGGTGACCGTGTCAGCGTGCAGCGCCAGCCCCGGGCAGGAGATCGCCCAACCAGAGGTCCGCGGCGATGCCCGCGCGCTCGACGGCGACACCGTTTCGATAGACTTCCGCTTCTCGGGCGCGGATTCGGTTGAGAAAAAGCAGCAGTGCGAGCGATCGGGGTCCTGCTACCCGTGCGGCAAGGTCGCCCAGGACGCGACCGCACGCATGCTCAGGAGCGGAGAGGCAACGATCAGCCTTGTCGGGAGCAGCAGCTACGGCCGTCCCGTCGCGATCGTCAGCGTGAACGGGTTGGATCTTGGAGAGCAACTGATCTCCCAAGGGTTCGCCGTGCCGGCCACGAAATACCTGAAGAACGATCCCGAGCGGGCGACCCGCTACGTCGAGGTGTTCGAGGATGCGCGTCGCCACCGACGAGGCATTCACTCAGGCGAATGGATCGAGCCGGAGAAATGGCGTCGCGGGGAACGCCTCGCCTGCGAGCGGCGTTGA
- a CDS encoding DUF6927 domain-containing protein, with product MGWLTMPLSSMHPHTTPKAYLDAQFTYDRRADAGKGRALRIVASSCLRNQVYYAAAVPSTDGVDEPTFAVVCLVKWNPRDKEGYVFGFKDMTEHMGPSEAECPERILALLGDTDDPSALNWRRRCIDNLARASRPLEHGMRIRLPSPVKFTDGYEGDEFIVHRRGRKIGLAKPGCSYPGYRLSGLRQLAWIIVPETKVHKTVFA from the coding sequence ATGGGCTGGCTCACCATGCCGTTGTCGTCGATGCACCCGCACACGACCCCGAAGGCCTATCTCGACGCCCAATTCACCTATGACCGACGGGCTGACGCCGGAAAGGGCAGGGCGCTTCGGATCGTCGCGTCCTCCTGCCTCCGCAACCAAGTCTATTATGCGGCCGCGGTGCCGAGTACCGATGGGGTCGACGAGCCGACCTTCGCCGTCGTCTGCCTGGTCAAGTGGAACCCTCGCGACAAGGAGGGCTACGTCTTCGGCTTCAAGGATATGACGGAGCACATGGGACCGTCCGAAGCCGAATGCCCGGAGCGCATCCTGGCTCTGCTCGGCGACACCGACGATCCCTCCGCGCTCAACTGGCGCCGGCGCTGCATCGATAACCTTGCGCGCGCGTCGCGACCGCTGGAGCACGGGATGCGTATCCGTCTTCCCTCCCCGGTGAAGTTCACCGACGGCTACGAAGGTGACGAGTTCATCGTCCACAGGCGGGGCCGCAAGATCGGGCTCGCAAAGCCCGGCTGCAGCTACCCCGGCTACAGGCTCAGTGGCCTCCGCCAGCTGGCCTGGATCATCGTCCCCGAGACGAAGGTTCACAAGACCGTGTTCGCTTGA
- a CDS encoding ArdC family protein, producing the protein MTFRRKPDAPRRDVAAEITNLIIEKLEAGVLPWSRPWGLTGAGGRPLRHCGTPYTGINTLYLWAIGDARGYNSRTWMTYRQAEELGGQVRRGERGSLSVYFSSFSKTETDRVTGTEPTKNIRFLRSYIVFNVDQIDGLPTYYYPTVAPPQPRVESEHRASIDAFFGALPGTVRHGGDQAYFSPIGDYIQMPNRGAFRSDDHYASTLGHEYTHWSGAASRLAREFGKKFGDSAYAFEELVASIGQCLVCAELGLPGDLHDNHASYIEHWLRILKSDSSAIIKAASKAEQAFNYLRDLARPASASPADDETAEWHEPEALAA; encoded by the coding sequence ATGACCTTTCGCCGCAAGCCCGACGCGCCACGCCGCGACGTCGCCGCCGAAATTACCAACCTGATCATCGAGAAGCTCGAAGCCGGCGTTCTGCCTTGGTCACGTCCTTGGGGACTGACCGGAGCAGGCGGCCGACCGCTGCGTCACTGCGGTACGCCCTACACGGGGATCAACACCCTCTACCTGTGGGCAATCGGCGACGCTCGTGGCTACAACAGCCGCACCTGGATGACCTATCGCCAGGCCGAAGAGCTGGGCGGCCAGGTCCGGCGCGGCGAGCGCGGCTCGCTGAGCGTGTACTTCTCCAGCTTCTCAAAGACCGAAACGGACCGCGTCACCGGCACCGAGCCGACCAAGAACATTCGCTTCCTGCGGTCCTACATCGTCTTCAACGTCGATCAGATCGACGGGCTGCCGACCTACTACTATCCAACCGTCGCGCCGCCACAGCCGCGGGTCGAGTCCGAACACCGCGCGTCGATCGATGCCTTTTTCGGGGCTTTGCCGGGCACAGTCCGGCATGGCGGCGACCAGGCGTATTTCTCGCCCATCGGCGACTACATCCAGATGCCGAACCGCGGTGCGTTCCGGTCGGACGATCATTACGCCAGCACCCTGGGGCACGAATACACCCACTGGTCGGGTGCGGCGTCGCGTCTTGCACGCGAGTTCGGCAAGAAGTTTGGCGACAGCGCTTATGCGTTCGAGGAACTGGTAGCGTCGATCGGGCAATGCCTCGTCTGCGCCGAGCTGGGCTTGCCCGGCGACCTGCATGACAATCACGCCAGCTACATCGAGCACTGGCTTCGCATCCTGAAATCGGACTCGAGCGCGATCATCAAGGCCGCGTCGAAGGCCGAGCAGGCATTCAACTACCTGAGGGACCTTGCGCGGCCCGCCAGCGCGTCCCCGGCCGACGACGAGACGGCAGAGTGGCACGAGCCCGAGGCGCTCGCCGCATGA
- a CDS encoding ParB/RepB/Spo0J family partition protein, whose translation MTQTVKLAKLKQSEKNVRTTQPKNIPAMAASIRARGIIQNLLVTPSKPRGSFEVIAGERRFLGAMMLAEAGEIVAADYDVPVKIVVGDDNDLRELSLTENFQREVMTPAEECRAFQHFLQSDGDIDAVAKRFGQTRRFIEGRLRLANLAEPVFEALANGEITLDMAKAYGSTEDRAKQERVFAQYRHSAYINADQIRRAISNDTMKATDPVAILVGADAYVAAGGRIERELFNEDGDRWSDPEIAQSLAGTIMEAEAKRLGEEQGLAWIRPIVTTNLYGATADLHRVSLAAAPLSEAEEVRAFEISERIEAISEEMNDESLDDAAYGALETETEQLQQEYENLHNKPPVLPDEIKGQVGTFLMLDRTGKLVLETTYYSEAPLRAPGDEADSKPAGSSRDTTSLPPEAVAPGGKPLSARLHDELAVQRRDILAASILGDPGLALDYALFAMVDRTRNYGRSGTTITAGRPNDPQMPAEFAPTQARIAIAEAREGLDTSWTELASPVERFEAFRALSDDAKAAWLAIMVADSLEAKQEYGAVTTNPLHARLASILEIDVAKWWRPTCENFFDRVSKGTLLATLTEVGGPLWRPAILAPRRARYRRAAKSCSPARRSPRRRPRRRRSHGCPTPCASTPLVRPSWSKTPGSVTTTAAPDRTTTTCPARRSTTTPTTPTRMPAR comes from the coding sequence ATGACCCAGACCGTCAAACTCGCGAAGCTGAAGCAGTCCGAGAAGAACGTCCGCACGACGCAGCCCAAGAATATCCCCGCCATGGCCGCCAGCATCCGGGCGCGCGGCATCATCCAGAACCTGCTGGTCACGCCGTCGAAACCCCGCGGCTCGTTCGAGGTGATCGCCGGCGAACGCCGTTTCCTTGGAGCCATGATGCTCGCCGAGGCGGGTGAAATCGTCGCGGCCGACTACGACGTGCCCGTCAAGATCGTCGTCGGTGACGACAACGACCTGCGCGAGCTCTCGCTGACCGAGAACTTCCAGCGCGAGGTGATGACGCCGGCGGAGGAGTGCCGCGCGTTCCAGCACTTCCTGCAATCGGACGGCGACATCGATGCTGTTGCCAAGCGCTTCGGCCAGACCCGCCGCTTTATCGAGGGTCGCCTCCGGCTCGCCAACCTCGCGGAACCGGTATTCGAGGCGCTGGCGAACGGCGAGATCACCCTGGACATGGCGAAGGCCTATGGTTCGACCGAGGACCGCGCGAAGCAGGAGCGCGTCTTCGCCCAGTATCGGCACAGCGCCTACATCAACGCCGACCAGATCCGCCGCGCCATCTCGAACGACACCATGAAGGCGACTGACCCTGTCGCGATCCTGGTCGGCGCTGACGCCTATGTCGCCGCTGGCGGGCGCATCGAGCGCGAACTGTTCAACGAGGACGGCGACCGCTGGTCGGATCCCGAGATCGCGCAGTCGCTCGCCGGCACGATCATGGAAGCCGAGGCCAAGCGTCTCGGTGAGGAACAGGGGCTCGCCTGGATCCGACCGATCGTCACGACCAACCTTTATGGTGCAACAGCGGACCTCCACCGCGTTTCACTGGCGGCCGCACCGCTCAGCGAAGCCGAAGAAGTCCGCGCTTTTGAGATCTCCGAGCGGATCGAGGCCATCTCCGAAGAGATGAACGACGAGAGCCTCGACGATGCCGCCTACGGCGCGCTCGAAACCGAGACGGAGCAGCTCCAGCAGGAATATGAGAACCTCCACAACAAGCCGCCGGTGCTGCCCGACGAGATCAAGGGGCAGGTCGGCACGTTCCTGATGCTCGACCGGACCGGCAAGCTCGTGCTCGAGACCACCTACTACAGCGAAGCGCCGCTGCGCGCGCCGGGCGACGAGGCGGACAGCAAGCCGGCAGGATCGAGCCGCGACACCACCTCTCTGCCGCCCGAGGCCGTCGCACCGGGCGGAAAGCCGCTCAGCGCTCGCCTCCACGACGAGCTCGCGGTCCAACGACGCGACATCCTCGCCGCCTCGATCCTGGGCGATCCCGGGCTCGCGCTCGACTATGCGCTGTTCGCCATGGTCGACCGCACCCGCAACTACGGGCGTTCCGGCACGACCATCACTGCGGGCCGGCCGAACGATCCGCAGATGCCGGCAGAGTTCGCGCCCACGCAGGCTCGGATCGCGATCGCCGAGGCGCGCGAAGGGCTGGATACCAGCTGGACCGAGCTGGCCTCGCCGGTCGAGCGGTTCGAGGCGTTCCGCGCGCTTTCCGACGATGCCAAGGCGGCCTGGCTCGCCATCATGGTCGCCGACTCGCTTGAGGCGAAGCAGGAATACGGCGCGGTCACGACCAACCCGCTTCACGCCCGTCTCGCCTCCATCCTGGAGATCGACGTCGCCAAGTGGTGGCGGCCGACCTGCGAGAACTTCTTCGACCGCGTCTCGAAGGGTACGCTGCTGGCGACCCTCACCGAGGTGGGGGGGCCACTCTGGCGGCCCGCTATCTTGGCTCCAAGAAGGGCGAGATATCGACGAGCTGCGAAAAGCTGTTCGCCGGCGAGGCGATCACCGAGGCGGAGACCAAGGAGGCGGCGCTCGCATGGGTGCCCGACGCCATGCGCTTCGACGCCGTTGGTACGGCCGAGCTGGTCGAAGACACCGGGCTCGGTGACGACGACAGCGGCACCGGATCGGACGACCACGACCTGTCCGGCGAGGAGGTCAACGACTACACCGACGACACCGACGCGGATGCCGGCGCGGTGA
- a CDS encoding DUF7146 domain-containing protein, with translation MTLVALKPAQQMVDIVGALGGTWRGYLAMCRCPAHQDKTPSLSVRQGHEGILVHCFAGCDADDVLREISRLRPGQRYEPPKAAPHGRQPNVERLWSEAVPVASTPAEVYLRQRGIRDGFDDLRFHPRCPWGPKPTTRFLPALIVAAREGLALRAVQRVFLDLEHGGYLEKVMLGTPAGASWQGMRVTDTLALAEGFETAAMFTQHNGIPCWATLGAARLDRVHIPDSVRTLIFAEDNDPEGRRARRKAWAAYRPRGLDLRRMPPPRQFGDWADVRTGA, from the coding sequence ATGACTCTAGTCGCCCTTAAACCCGCGCAGCAGATGGTCGATATCGTAGGCGCCCTAGGCGGCACCTGGCGCGGCTACCTCGCGATGTGCCGCTGCCCGGCCCACCAGGACAAGACGCCGAGCCTCTCGGTCCGGCAGGGCCATGAAGGGATCCTCGTTCACTGCTTCGCAGGCTGCGACGCGGACGACGTGCTGAGAGAGATCTCCCGGCTGAGGCCCGGCCAGCGTTACGAGCCGCCAAAGGCGGCACCGCACGGCCGACAGCCGAATGTCGAGCGGCTTTGGAGCGAGGCCGTCCCGGTCGCCAGCACGCCTGCGGAGGTGTACTTGAGGCAGCGCGGGATCCGCGACGGGTTCGATGACCTCCGGTTTCACCCCCGATGCCCTTGGGGACCGAAGCCTACCACCCGGTTCCTCCCTGCGCTGATAGTCGCCGCCAGAGAAGGTCTAGCCCTGCGCGCCGTTCAGCGGGTCTTCCTCGACCTCGAACACGGAGGCTATCTCGAGAAGGTGATGCTGGGGACCCCGGCTGGCGCGAGCTGGCAGGGCATGCGCGTGACGGACACGCTGGCGCTTGCTGAGGGTTTCGAGACGGCAGCTATGTTCACCCAGCATAACGGCATCCCGTGCTGGGCGACGCTTGGCGCCGCGAGGCTTGACCGCGTCCACATCCCGGACTCAGTCAGGACGTTGATCTTCGCCGAAGACAACGATCCCGAGGGAAGACGCGCCCGTCGGAAAGCGTGGGCAGCTTACCGTCCGCGTGGCTTGGATCTCCGGCGAATGCCGCCTCCGAGGCAATTCGGCGACTGGGCCGACGTCAGAACCGGAGCATAG